From the genome of Candidatus Hydrogenedentota bacterium:
GGCGTGCGTACACCGCCGGGTTCTATCAGAATAACGTGTAGTCCCCACGGCCGCAGTTCGCCGCGCAATGCATCGCTCAGGGCCTCGATGGCGAATTTGGAGGCCGCGTAGGGTCCGGCAAATGGCGTGGGCAGACGGCCGGATACCGATCCGATCATCACGATGCGTCCCTTGCCTTTTCGGATCAACGGCATGCAGGCTTGCGTTACCGACATGACGCCGAAGACGTTGACCTCGAATTGCATGCGGAACTCGTCGAGGGGCAGGAATTCAAGCGGCCCCCCTACCCCGATGCCGGCGTTGTTGACGAGCGCCTGGAGACCGGAGTCGCCGACGACGGCGGAGATGGCCGCGACGGCATCGGCAATCTGTCCGGCATGGGTTACATCCACGAGAACCGGCATGAGCCGTTCCGATGCTTTGGCGCGCAAGGCGTCGCCGTCCTGCATGCGCCGAACGCCGGCAAAGACGCGCCAGCCTTCCTTGTCGAGGCGCAAGGCGCACGCCTCGCCGATACCCGCCGATGCGCCTGTAATGAATGCCGATGATGCAGTAGCCATGACCAAACCCTTTTTTCCGCTTTTCCGGTCGGTGTCATTATGCGGTGAATGAGGATTGTTTCGCAATCCGGTTTGACACCCGGTCCCGCTTCCGTTATCGTGATGGGCAAGAAACGGGAGGGATTCGCATGATTACGTTTACGGCGCGTCTGAGAGCGTTGCCCGGCAAGGAGCGGGAAGCGGAAGAGGGACTGAAGGCGATGGCGGCGGCGGTGCAGGCCCATGAACCCGGCGCGTTGGCCTATATTTGCCACGCAACGCCCCATCCCGGCGAATATCTCTTCTTCGAGGTCTATGCCGATGAGGCCGCGAAGGATGCCCACATGGCCACGCCGCATTTTCAGAAATTGATGGCCCTAATGGGGCCGGTGTTGGATGCGGACTTCGGCGCGAAGATCGAAAACCTGAACCGTGTGGCCGGTTTTATGCGCTGAAGGAGGACGGACGGGATGGACGAGGAAATCCGGGTGGAACCGCTTCCCGCAAAGGCGGAGCCGGTGAATCTGTTCGGCAATCCGGTGCCCATGGCGCGCCAGCGCAAGGCTGCCCGGATGCTCAAGCGATATGCGCGCAAGTATCGGTACGACGAAGACGCTTTCTACCCCTTGTTCGTCGAGGACAACCGCGTGATTGGTCCCTTCATTGGTGTCAAGAATGTGGTGTCCGGCGCGGCGCTTGAAAAACTCGACGCCAATCGCGGCGTGGCCATCGGAACCATCCGTATGGGGTACGGCCACTACCGCATCGCCATGGCCATCGCCAGCGCGGCGAACAGCATGGGGCTTGTCCCGTACTGGTTTGACTTGCTTGGATTCAAGACGCCCGGCGCGCGAATGATCCGCGATATAGACTACTGGTATTCCCTGGCCTCGCGGATGTCGCAGAAATCG
Proteins encoded in this window:
- a CDS encoding SDR family oxidoreductase, which encodes MATASSAFITGASAGIGEACALRLDKEGWRVFAGVRRMQDGDALRAKASERLMPVLVDVTHAGQIADAVAAISAVVGDSGLQALVNNAGIGVGGPLEFLPLDEFRMQFEVNVFGVMSVTQACMPLIRKGKGRIVMIGSVSGRLPTPFAGPYAASKFAIEALSDALRGELRPWGLHVILIEPGGVRTPIWEKSRQMSARLKEQMPQEAFDFYGPVIAKIDQVINMSERMGVPPDRVARVVSKALAARRPKTRYLVARFARTQAFIGDYVPDRLRDWILERLLVL
- a CDS encoding putative quinol monooxygenase, with amino-acid sequence MITFTARLRALPGKEREAEEGLKAMAAAVQAHEPGALAYICHATPHPGEYLFFEVYADEAAKDAHMATPHFQKLMALMGPVLDADFGAKIENLNRVAGFMR